One genomic region from Anabaena sp. PCC 7108 encodes:
- a CDS encoding RNA polymerase sigma factor, RpoD/SigA family yields the protein MPTVNTQTENLNTKFTADMVRTYLREIGRVPLLTREQEIVYGKQVQQMMTLLEAKEALAKKLDYEPSLSELAAHVNQSETDVKQTLTLGKRAKQKMIEANLRLVVAIAKKYQKRNMEFLDLIQEGTLGLERGVEKFDPMRGYKFSTYAYWWIRQAITRAIAQQGRTIRLPIHITEKLNKIKKVQRELAQKLGRSPTPTEIAKELELEPAQIREYLNMARQPVSLDVRVGDNQDTELQEMLEDDGPSPEYYTTQEFLRQDLNNLLAELTPQQREVVALRFGLEDGNEMSLAKVGERLNLSRERVRQLEHQALAHLRRRRANVKEYVAS from the coding sequence ATGCCTACTGTTAACACCCAAACTGAAAACCTGAACACCAAATTCACAGCTGATATGGTGCGAACCTATCTGCGGGAAATTGGTCGTGTACCTCTGCTAACCCGTGAGCAAGAGATTGTTTATGGGAAGCAGGTGCAACAAATGATGACACTGCTAGAAGCGAAGGAAGCTTTAGCAAAGAAACTAGACTATGAACCTAGTTTATCAGAGTTGGCTGCCCATGTTAATCAATCTGAAACTGATGTCAAGCAGACTTTGACGCTTGGTAAACGAGCCAAGCAAAAAATGATTGAAGCCAATTTACGCTTGGTTGTAGCTATTGCGAAAAAGTATCAAAAAAGGAACATGGAATTTCTGGATTTAATCCAGGAAGGAACCTTGGGATTAGAAAGAGGGGTGGAGAAATTTGATCCTATGCGGGGTTATAAGTTCTCAACCTATGCTTACTGGTGGATTCGTCAAGCGATTACGAGAGCGATCGCACAACAAGGTCGCACCATTCGCCTACCCATCCATATTACCGAGAAACTGAACAAAATCAAAAAAGTGCAGCGAGAATTGGCACAAAAGTTAGGAAGATCCCCAACGCCTACAGAAATCGCCAAAGAACTGGAATTAGAACCTGCTCAGATTCGTGAGTATCTGAATATGGCGCGTCAACCAGTATCTTTAGATGTGCGAGTCGGTGATAATCAGGATACCGAACTGCAAGAAATGCTGGAAGATGACGGACCATCTCCAGAGTATTACACCACACAGGAATTTTTGCGCCAAGACTTAAATAACCTGTTAGCAGAACTTACACCCCAACAGCGCGAAGTTGTGGCTCTGCGCTTTGGGTTAGAAGATGGTAATGAAATGTCTTTGGCGAAAGTCGGTGAGCGGTTGAACCTCAGCCGTGAGCGCGTCCGTCAATTAGAGCATCAAGCTCTTGCTCATTTACGTCGCCGTCGAGCCAATGTTAAAGAATACGTTGCGAGCTAA